The genomic segment ACTCGATCAGGTCATCGCCCACGGGATGCTCTCGATGGCGTTTCTGGGCCAGGCCGCCGAGTCGGCCTTCGGCGCGGGCAGCATCCGGAAGTTGGAGGTGAACTTCCGCGGCATGGTACGTCTCGGCGATGTGATCACTTGCCGGGGCGAGGTGACCGAGGTGCGCGAGCAGGGGGGAAGGCGGCTCGCCGTCTGCGCCCTCGA from the bacterium genome contains:
- a CDS encoding MaoC/PaaZ C-terminal domain-containing protein — protein: MSYAAGDALPDLVKDPIGRVQLVKYAGASGDFNPLHFDDSVAQERGLDQVIAHGMLSMAFLGQAAESAFGAGSIRKLEVNFRGMVRLGDVITCRGEVTEVREQGGRRLAVCALEAVNQEGAPVTKGTAEAWLTD